CGCCGGTGAACAGATGCGAGTATCTTCAGCCACTTCCGCCGCTGCCAAATTGAAGGAAAAGTTAGCtggaggatgaaaaaaaatgtgatgcAACTGTGAACGAACACCTGGGTTCAGCAGGCATTTTCTGCGAAGAGATGACTTGTGACACAGTTTTGGGATCCGGTTGTGAAACATGGCGGCGCGTCGgacgatcagctgatcgtttaGGGTCGATTTCGAGAGTATCGAAGCACGGACAACGCCGTGCAGGCTGTCGGACTATATGTTCGTGACACTGAATCgatgtgggaaaaaatttttggtgaaaaaaaagttttatatttaaatatgaCGCTACGTGTTTTATGCTACAAGATGGCGCGTTCGGAATTCGGGGAAGACATGTTTTGTGTACTTATTATATCATACGATACCTGATATATTATGTGTTGTGGTGTAAAGTGTCTAAGTGACGAATTCgattgaggatattgaaaaaattcaacaccTCCGGTATAATTGGGAAGCAGACTCGTGGAGCGTTGACGAAATGAAAAGAAGTACATTATGGACGTTTTCAACGGCTACATAAGCCGAGTCGACTCTAACAAAAGCAGAGTCTgacatcgatttttttctctcaagaCGATTGTTCAAATTCTAAACTAACACGGTCTGATAGGTTTACATATCCGTCTTGTACACTTTGTCTGTTTCAATGTAATTACCACAATTTACTCTTacttatttaattaaaaaaagattaatgATATTGTACATAGGTACTATACCGATCTGATCTATTTATGTATACTATGTCCTAAATTCTCGTTCACTTTTAATCAAGCCAAATAGAGATAtcaatgtatgtatatattatgtataatattatttcctctatataaaaaaaattctgcaccATAATGTTATTACCAATTCGTGATTAAGATCACcgtgaaagtaaaaaaaaataaaaacacaagGACAAGAGGGAGTGAAATCGGTTTCATTTGACAGAATATCTCAATTTATTATCGATTTTGTAATTGGCGGTTTACGGAAGAGCAACAAAATTAAACCTTCGATAAACGTTTCTCGGTCTTGTAATTGGTTTCGTCTGTTCAACCAGCCAGTCATAAGTCGCGTTGTGCCCTTGTCGCAGAAGCTCGGCACCCACTTTCAGCCTCACTGTAGCGTGATACTCGTTCAGCCATGACAGCTGCAAGTGACAATAAATTGCACTAGTCAGTTGAGTTAAAATCTAAGTTAGTGAgccgaaactttttttcaaaatgaaatttctttgacAATTTATGATGGTGATTTGGGACTTTCATTGGTATAAACGACAGAATTTTAGTGTTCAATTTCGAACttttttcagtaattttttcTGCGACAATTATAACATTTACCTGATCGTCGGATAGTTTGGTCTCGTCAATTAAGTTCCTGGCGTAGGGAACCAACGTGACGGTTTCAAATGTCAGAAACGTTTCTTCTGGATCATACTGTAAAGATATGATGAATCTTTGAGCCAAATTAATTTATAGTCTCCTTAGAATAATTAAGTTTACTGTATTGCGTCATAAAACAATTCGCCttgaattcaatatttttaacaattttcatttgattctGAATTATAACGTTTTAATCACGATCGGATTTTCAAAGGCTATTACCGAGGTTTCTAATTCTCAAGTTACATCATTCGACAGATGtcgggaatattttttaaattctcgcACTTACCGTCGTATTCGCCGGCACTACGACGACTAAATTTTCGAGTCGCATTCCCCAGGATCCTTCCTGGTAATAACCAGGTTCTTGGGATCCGAAGAAGTTAACGTCATAAGTGGTGTTCCAAGCTATGAATAGGGAATTTGTCACCAACTGTAGTAATGTgtgatttttcgattttcaaaatcaattatttgcgTATCGTGTCAACACATAATTATCCATGATATGAGAAttattcgattttgaaaaccagttattttctttttctattttcaattcactcaAGTAGTACGCAATTCGGAGTACATTTTCCGAAACCTGCCTGCGTTCGTGCAATTCAGTCTACATTTCGGCAACGGAGAATACGTTTTACCGATCAACAATGTCAAATTGCATAACTGCAGGTGGGTTCACCCTATGTTGAATTGCTGGTATCACATTTTCACGAAATACCCCAGTATGTATGcagaaaataagtaaaacaTAGGTATGGGCAAACCTTCGTGAACCGACAAGAAATAGCCAACGCCATGCGTGCTGCCATGACCATAATTCCTTCCAAGTCTGTAAAGCTGTGACCGCATCAGAAGATCGGTCGTAGAGTAACTTTGGCCAACTGGAAATATTAGTCTAGCCAAATCTATGCAGCCAGCCAGAAGTGCCGTGTAAGTGTCTCGCTGCTCTTCCGTCGGTGTGCCATAATGCATTGATCTAGTTACATCGGTTGTTCCATCTGCAACATGGCGTCTGAAGTACTGATCAGCTGATCCTTTTGAGCAAATTTGACAAACGTCGGGGTACACAGAATCCCGTGCAGACTATTGTGCTTTCATCTTGTGATATTACGTCAATTTCGATTAAAATTTGTGTTAAAAAACAACTTTTACTGTTAAATATGACGGCCAACGGGATGCCTATTGCTACCGGATGACGTCTTCCAAATTATTAAAAGCATACGGGTGGATGAATGAATATCTTTGAAAGTGCAATTGTATTATGGAATACTCGTAAAATGCAATGTGCAACAGAAATTCCGTCTACACGAGTCACTGTGAGGCCATCTTAGGTTGGGTGTCAGTTTATTACGACTGCAAAATTCTGgtattttgtttgaaatatgtttattttttgtcgtTATACGcggtaaaaaattacaattaatcCGTACTCCGAGTGTCACGAAACTACCGGGATAAAACTAAATCGTTTTTGGACCTACTTGTGAGTTATATTTTCCAAATTGCGATGTTACACAAACAGCATTTGGGGCGGTAATAAAATTGCTTACCGTAATATTGTCCTCCGGAGTCCAACATGAAGGTGCTGTTGGTGCCAATGACAACATTGGTTTCGTTTGTTGGAGTATAATGAGGCAGTGCGGAATTGGCCGCGTATCCAGCGATGGTGTCGAAGCTGTCACCGAAGTTGTACGCCTGAGCAGCTCGAAGGGCGCTTAGTTCTTCAACAGCACGAAGCTCGTCGTACTCCTCACCGTTATTTATCtgtgcaaagaaaaaaaggccAAACATAGATCATCGAAGAAATTTCTAGAAACTCGAAAGACGAGAGTAAGGACATTCAATATTATGACAATGTTACCGCTTCCTCGAGGATGTAGAGAAACTGACACAGCGCCACGGCGTCCTTGATGTGCGCATTTCGCATTCCATTCGCCTCGACCTCGGTCTTCCGATCCTTAACAAGCAACACAGGTGAGGTTGCAGATTTGACTTTACTTGAGGGAACCttcggcatgaaaatttttaattattaacaaGACTGTCTGATCGATTTGGTCAACGACGAAGGACGCTGCCTGGTTGTAACATTATTACGAACCGTTGTGTAAACTCGGTAACTTATTCCCAAAGCGTAGCTGTACGGTGCAGGCAGTAAAATGGCCGTGGCCAATTCTCCGGCAATTTCTAAGTCCTCCCATATGTTCTCGTAATCGGCGATcctatttaaattatttataaattagtAAATTAGTATACATTGGCACACCATGTCAATGTTTCATTTTGAAGGTTGGATGAGATGTACCATCGCAAtcagaaattggaaaaaatgaaaaactcgTTTCACAAATATCTGGTGGCGTTATTTGCGCTAATGATAATGATGCGCAATACAAATGATTCTGGTCAAAGTCGACTGATATAAACTTGATATATCaagaatttgagaaatttttataattcgaaCGTTCGGAATGATTAAAATCGTATGTTTTT
The sequence above is drawn from the Neodiprion pinetum isolate iyNeoPine1 chromosome 2, iyNeoPine1.2, whole genome shotgun sequence genome and encodes:
- the LOC124211228 gene encoding xaa-Pro aminopeptidase 1-like isoform X2; amino-acid sequence: MMGHKIDLGVPVETHPVISSSKENTRISEDVAAQRLSLLREQMNIYGIDAYIITTADVHQSEYIANRDMRRSWISGYTGSAGTAVVTLNEAALWTDSRYYEQATLQLSDDWVLMKSGLTSTPSLQVWLTTVLAANTTVGTDPEITTYSQWTTWNAVLAASNISLLAVEDNLIDIIWTDQPDYPMDAIFDHPIEFAGLSREEKLANARIAMAEADVDLYVITALDEVAWLTNLRGSDIPNTPVFRSYLLITNETATIYIPSPETRLNETLIEDLTGAENSSFAIADYENIWEDLEIAGELATAILLPAPYSYALGISYRVYTTVPSSKVKSATSPVLLVKDRKTEVEANGMRNAHIKDAVALCQFLYILEEAINNGEEYDELRAVEELSALRAAQAYNFGDSFDTIAGYAANSALPHYTPTNETNVVIGTNSTFMLDSGGQYYDGTTDVTRSMHYGTPTEEQRDTYTALLAGCIDLARLIFPVGQSYSTTDLLMRSQLYRLGRNYGHGSTHGVGYFLSVHEAWNTTYDVNFFGSQEPGYYQEGSWGMRLENLVVVVPANTTYDPEETFLTFETVTLVPYARNLIDETKLSDDQLSWLNEYHATVRLKVGAELLRQGHNATYDWLVEQTKPITRPRNVYRRFNFVALP
- the LOC124211228 gene encoding xaa-Pro aminopeptidase 1-like isoform X4; the protein is MRRSWISGYTGSAGTAVVTLNEAALWTDSRYYEQATLQLSDDWVLMKSGLTSTPSLQVWLTTVLAANTTVGTDPEITTYSQWTTWNAVLAASNISLLAVEDNLIDIIWTDQPDYPMDAIFDHPIEFAGLSREEKLANARIAMAEADVDLYVITALDEVAWLTNLRGSDIPNTPVFRSYLLITNETATIYIPSPETRLNETLIEDLTGAENSSFAIADYENIWEDLEIAGELATAILLPAPYSYALGISYRVYTTVPSSKVKSATSPVLLVKDRKTEVEANGMRNAHIKDAVALCQFLYILEEAINNGEEYDELRAVEELSALRAAQAYNFGDSFDTIAGYAANSALPHYTPTNETNVVIGTNSTFMLDSGGQYYDGTTDVTRSMHYGTPTEEQRDTYTALLAGCIDLARLIFPVGQSYSTTDLLMRSQLYRLGRNYGHGSTHGVGYFLSVHEAWNTTYDVNFFGSQEPGYYQEGSWGMRLENLVVVVPANTTYDPEETFLTFETVTLVPYARNLIDETKLSDDQLSWLNEYHATVRLKVGAELLRQGHNATYDWLVEQTKPITRPRNVYRRFNFVALP
- the LOC124211228 gene encoding xaa-Pro aminopeptidase 1-like isoform X3: MRLELSEYIANRDMRRSWISGYTGSAGTAVVTLNEAALWTDSRYYEQATLQLSDDWVLMKSGLTSTPSLQVWLTTVLAANTTVGTDPEITTYSQWTTWNAVLAASNISLLAVEDNLIDIIWTDQPDYPMDAIFDHPIEFAGLSREEKLANARIAMAEADVDLYVITALDEVAWLTNLRGSDIPNTPVFRSYLLITNETATIYIPSPETRLNETLIEDLTGAENSSFAIADYENIWEDLEIAGELATAILLPAPYSYALGISYRVYTTVPSSKVKSATSPVLLVKDRKTEVEANGMRNAHIKDAVALCQFLYILEEAINNGEEYDELRAVEELSALRAAQAYNFGDSFDTIAGYAANSALPHYTPTNETNVVIGTNSTFMLDSGGQYYDGTTDVTRSMHYGTPTEEQRDTYTALLAGCIDLARLIFPVGQSYSTTDLLMRSQLYRLGRNYGHGSTHGVGYFLSVHEAWNTTYDVNFFGSQEPGYYQEGSWGMRLENLVVVVPANTTYDPEETFLTFETVTLVPYARNLIDETKLSDDQLSWLNEYHATVRLKVGAELLRQGHNATYDWLVEQTKPITRPRNVYRRFNFVALP
- the LOC124211228 gene encoding xaa-Pro aminopeptidase 1-like isoform X1; translated protein: MHRGAFVILLIYASRIGVPVETHPVISSSKENTRISEDVAAQRLSLLREQMNIYGIDAYIITTADVHQSEYIANRDMRRSWISGYTGSAGTAVVTLNEAALWTDSRYYEQATLQLSDDWVLMKSGLTSTPSLQVWLTTVLAANTTVGTDPEITTYSQWTTWNAVLAASNISLLAVEDNLIDIIWTDQPDYPMDAIFDHPIEFAGLSREEKLANARIAMAEADVDLYVITALDEVAWLTNLRGSDIPNTPVFRSYLLITNETATIYIPSPETRLNETLIEDLTGAENSSFAIADYENIWEDLEIAGELATAILLPAPYSYALGISYRVYTTVPSSKVKSATSPVLLVKDRKTEVEANGMRNAHIKDAVALCQFLYILEEAINNGEEYDELRAVEELSALRAAQAYNFGDSFDTIAGYAANSALPHYTPTNETNVVIGTNSTFMLDSGGQYYDGTTDVTRSMHYGTPTEEQRDTYTALLAGCIDLARLIFPVGQSYSTTDLLMRSQLYRLGRNYGHGSTHGVGYFLSVHEAWNTTYDVNFFGSQEPGYYQEGSWGMRLENLVVVVPANTTYDPEETFLTFETVTLVPYARNLIDETKLSDDQLSWLNEYHATVRLKVGAELLRQGHNATYDWLVEQTKPITRPRNVYRRFNFVALP